GTAATATTTTGACGAATAAATAGACTGAATCTAAACCAATAATAGAAGGTGGTTAGTAAGCGATTTGTTGTTATCGCTTGAAAAATGACAACTGACGTGCCAATAGCGCCACCTACTAATATAATTAAGATAAATTTTCTTAAACGACTTTGAATTTGATAATCAAATATTTCGAAATCAATACCTAAAATTAAGTATAAAGTCGCTATAATTATTGTGATTACCCCTAATAAAAAAAGCTTTTTATTAACATTAGTTAGCATAATTCTCCCTACCTTTCATCAATAAGATAAGGAATATAATCGTTCCAAAAACACCAATAGTTAGACCTATGTTAATTTCATAAGGATAAACAATTAAGCGTCCTACAATATCTGAAATAAGCACAAATATAGAACCTAACATCATCGTATGAGGTAAGGCATGTTTTAAATGGTCCCCTCGATATATTGAAATAATATTAGGAACAATGAGTCCGAGAAATGGTAATGTTCCAACAGTAACGACTACAAGTGCAGTGATTGTTGCAGTTATAAACAATGCGATATTAATGATTTTTTCATAATTCACACCTAAGTTATGGCTAAAATCTTTGCCCATACCAGCAATCGTAAAATGATTTGCAAATATATATGTAATTAATAAGAACGGTATACTTAGATATAGAACTTCATAACGACCACTTGTAATAATAGCAAAATTTCCATTTAGCCAATTTCCAATACTTTGTACTGCATTAGTTCTCAATGCGATAAATGTAGTAAAACTTGAAACAATACCTCCAAGCATAATACCTAATAACGGTATAAAGATGACTTCTTTCACTCTAATCAGTTGTACTAATTTCACGAAGAAATAAGTACCACCGACGCTACAAATAACTGCAAATATTAATTTAATAAGTATGTGACCTTTAGGGAATAAAATAAGTGATAAAAGAATACCCAACTTAGCCCACTCCATTGTGCCAGCTGTTGTTGGACTCACAAATTTATTTTGCATCATTTGTTGCATGATTAAACCTGCTATTGCCAACGTACTACCTGATATGAGAATACTAACTGTTCGAGGAATACGACTCGATAAAATGATATTTAATTGATCATCGGTAAGGTGGAAAATATCGGAGATTGATATTTGGCTAACACCGATAAATAGAGAGAGAATCGTAAGCACGACGAGAAAGATGAGTAAAACATATCCCTTTAATAAAAACTTCATAACACTTTCTCCTTGAATAGTTATCCTTGGTAACGATTGTACGATAATGATAATCGTTATCAATTAAAATGTTACAGAATTTCCTTGTCATTTTCAATAGGTTATCTATAAATATTGTTATAAATTAGATTATTTTTATGTTTTTAGTTCATTGCACATAAAAAAAGCCCTAATTTTACTTTCATTGTGCGTACACAAGTATAGTAAAATTAGAGCTAAATCTATTTTATTTTTCATCATCAAATATGAAATCTTCATCTCGTAATGCTTCAACATTTAAAGCTAGTGTATAACCATCACCTTTTACAGAGAAGAAATCATGGTTTTTAGTTGTTGTATCTAAAGCATTTTCTATAATTGGATTGAATTCACGTTCTTCAAAATATGGTTCAAATCCAAGATTTGATAATGCTTTATTACCGTTGTATTTAACGTAATTAAGCACATCTTCAGCTAAGCCAATATCATCATATAGAAGATGCGTATATGATACTTCATTATCATAAAGTTCTTTTAACAATTTGTACATTTCTTGATCTGCACGTTGCTTTTCACTTTCAGAAAGCTCATTTCTTAAACTTTGTGCATCTAGACCTGTAAACACACCATGTATCGATTCATCTAATAAGATTTTACGAATAATTTCACCAGATGTTGTCATTTTACCTTGACCAGCTAGATAAAGCGGATAATAGAATCCAGAGTAGAATAAGAATGTTTCTAAGAAAACACTTGATACTCTAGCAATATATTGGTCAAAAATTGAGGCTTCTTTCCCCCACAATTTATGGTAGTTTTCGATGATTTTGTCTGATTTGTATTTTAAATGTGGCTCTTCAATTACCCAAGTATCTAATAAATAGTTCGTTTCACTAGATGGTAATAATGTAGTGAAAATATGAGAATAACTTTTAGCATGAATTTGTTCCATCATTGCCATAAACGAATAAACGGCTTTTTTTCTTAAATCAGTTGTGTGAAGCATGATTAATGGCATTCCATCATCTGCTTGATGCGTGTCTAACCCTGTTAAACCAGCTAATGCCTTTTTAAATGTATTTTTTTCGGCTTCAGATAATGTTTTCCAACTTGCAATATCTTTTGATACTTTAAATTCTGTTTCTACCCACATTTGAGAGATATTTTGACGCCAAAACATATTTGTCATATCTTCTTGGGTATTCCAATTGACGGCCTTCATGAATAATAATCCTCCTATCCTTTAATTAAGATGATAGATAGCCATAGATAATCAATTAAACTACCAAAATCCTTATTAAGGTTATGTATTTCAAGGTTAGAACATCTACGTTGCATACTTTGAGAAATACTAAATATGCTCTTTAAAGTCAACGTGTAGTCCCAACCTTTTTAAATCTTAATATTCTATAATCCACTTCAATAATAATACTTACTATTTAATGTATCACGTTTATTTATCGTATTAAATTGCACAACTTGTACATTCTTCTACACTTAATAATTTATTACGTGTGTAATATAAAGATTTTAAACCTTTATGATGTGCATATACATATAATCGAGAAAGTTCACGTGTAGAAATTTCTGAATTAACATATAAAATAGTTGAAATACCTTGATCAACATGTGTTTGAATAGTTGATACTAAATCAATTAATTTCATTTGATCTGTATTAAATGCTGATTTGTAATACCACATTGTTTCAGGTGATAAGAATGGCATTGGATAAAATGTTTCAGCATTACCATAAGTACGTCGCTCGATTTGATCAACGATAGGCATTACTGAGCTTGTTGCATTTTGCACATATGAAATACTTTGTGTTGGTGCAATTGCTAAGCGATAAGCATGATATAGACCGTATTGCTCTACATCTTTTTGTAATGCTTTCCAATCTTCTGCTGTAGGAATTTCAAAACCTTTGAATAATTCGCGTACTTTTTCAAATTGTGGTTCAAATTCTTGTGAAGTATAGAACTCGAAATATTTTCCATTTGCATAATCTGATTTATCAAAATCAAGATATTTTTCTCCACGTTCTTTTGCAATTTGCATTGAACGCTCAATTGAATAATAGTTCATCATCATGAAAAAGATGTTAGCGAAATCTTTAGCTTCTTCTGACTCATAACCAATTTTATTTTTAGCTAAGTAACCATGTAAGTTCATTACACCAAGTCCTACAGAATGTAACTCACTATTAGCTTTTTTAACGCCAGGTGCGTTTTGAATATTCGCTTCATCACTAACAACTGTTAATGCGTCCATACCAGTATGAACCGAATCTCTAAATTTTTGGGATTCCATGACATTCACAATATTTAATGAACCTAAGTTAC
The DNA window shown above is from Staphylococcus sp. M0911 and carries:
- the nrdF gene encoding class 1b ribonucleoside-diphosphate reductase subunit beta; this encodes MKAVNWNTQEDMTNMFWRQNISQMWVETEFKVSKDIASWKTLSEAEKNTFKKALAGLTGLDTHQADDGMPLIMLHTTDLRKKAVYSFMAMMEQIHAKSYSHIFTTLLPSSETNYLLDTWVIEEPHLKYKSDKIIENYHKLWGKEASIFDQYIARVSSVFLETFLFYSGFYYPLYLAGQGKMTTSGEIIRKILLDESIHGVFTGLDAQSLRNELSESEKQRADQEMYKLLKELYDNEVSYTHLLYDDIGLAEDVLNYVKYNGNKALSNLGFEPYFEEREFNPIIENALDTTTKNHDFFSVKGDGYTLALNVEALRDEDFIFDDEK
- a CDS encoding ABC transporter permease, giving the protein MKFLLKGYVLLIFLVVLTILSLFIGVSQISISDIFHLTDDQLNIILSSRIPRTVSILISGSTLAIAGLIMQQMMQNKFVSPTTAGTMEWAKLGILLSLILFPKGHILIKLIFAVICSVGGTYFFVKLVQLIRVKEVIFIPLLGIMLGGIVSSFTTFIALRTNAVQSIGNWLNGNFAIITSGRYEVLYLSIPFLLITYIFANHFTIAGMGKDFSHNLGVNYEKIINIALFITATITALVVVTVGTLPFLGLIVPNIISIYRGDHLKHALPHTMMLGSIFVLISDIVGRLIVYPYEINIGLTIGVFGTIIFLILLMKGRENYAN